Below is a genomic region from Echinicola rosea.
ATAGCTTACTTAGCATGAGTGCTTGGCCATACACCGAAGTAAATATCAATGAAGCAAAGCATACTTTTGAACTCGAAGATGCCGGGTTTATCACGGTGAATATTGATCTGATCCAGATGGGAGTGGGAGGAAATGACAGTTGGTCCGACGTGGCCCAGCCACTGGAGCAGTATCAAATACCGGCCAAGCCCTATCGGTACAGTTATTATATTAGAGCCAAGAAGAAAGATTAAAGAATCAAGACTGATTAGGGTTTAGGAGGGTGAAAAAGTAGCAAGTACCAAGACGTGAGTATCAAGAGCCAAGATTCCTCCCCTTAAAGGGGAGGTTAGGAGAGGTTTTAATAGAGCGAAGAAATCCACCCATTGCGCGCCAGTATGATGAAATGGAGTTCTTTTAACTCCGTTAATTGAGCTAGAAGCTCAACTATTGAAATGCCGAGGCTCAGCCTGCGGCATAACCAAGGAGAGTGTCTAAAAAGTCCCCCTTTTAGGGGGATTCAGGGGGTGAGCTGTTCGGGATTTGTAATCCCGAACAAGAAATAAAGGTGGATTACAAATCCACCCGTAACTAGTAAAATAACCGGCATGAATGCCTAAAATTTTAAATCTAATGTCTTTAACCAAGACCCTAACCAACATTTGCTTTTTGCTTTTAGGCTTGCTTACCGTGGCATGTGGTCGCTCAGAGCAGAAAGGTAAAGATGCAGCAGACGCCTTTAAACCCACCTACGAGAGTTCTCAGCCATGGGTGTATTGGTATTGGATGTATTCGACGTATTCTAAGGAAGGCATCACGGCAGATCTGGAAGCCATGAAAGAAGTGGGGATAGGCGGGGCATTTTTGATGTCCATTAAAGGCCCCGCTGAGCCGCCCTTGACCGATCGGCCTACTTTGCAGGGATCGGATGAGTGGTGGGAGATGGTGCGTCATGCGATGGAAGAGGCTGATCGGCTTGGGCTTCGATTGGCCATGCATGCTTGTGATGGATTTGCAGTGGCCGGTGGACCATGGATTACCCCAGAAAAATCCATGCAAAAGGTGGTGTGGACGGATACCTTGATTCAAGGTGGAAGCAAGGTTGATTTGCAGCTCAGGCAACCCGAAAGTTATGAAGATTATTATCGGGAGCTGGCGGTATTTGCCGTTCCTGCGAAGGAAGAGTTTGAGCAAACTTCCGAGGCACTTCGTCCAGCAGTCACCAATAGCTTGGGCGAAACAGGGCTGGAATTTTTGTTGGATGATGCAGGTGACGAGCGTTTTGGGACCAATGATGAAGCATGGGTTCAGTATGCTTTTGACAAGCCTTTTTCCTGTCGCTCTATCCGGATCAAGACCAGTGGAAATAGTTATCAGGCACACCGGCTAAAAATAGCTGTTAGCGACGATGGGGAGCATTTTGAGGAAGTGGTCCGGCTCCACCCACCTCGCCATGGCTGGCAGGATTGGGATTATGATTATACGCACAGCATTCCTGCTACGACGGCCAAATATTTCCGGTTTATTTACGATAAATCCGGTACAGAGCCAGGAGCAGAAGACCTGGATGCCGCTAAGTGGAAGCCTTCTTTAAAAGTCAAGACCATTGCCCTTTCGGCGAGCCCAGTCATCAATCAATATGAGGGCAAGTCTGCCGCAGTTTGGCGGGTGAGCGAACGCAGCACGGCTGATGTGTTGCCAAATAACTCGTGTGTGCCAATGGACAAAATCGTGAACATTTCCGACCAGGTGGATGCAGGTGGAAGGTTGACCTGGGAAGCTCCAGAAGGTCAATGGAAAATCATGCGGTTTGGCTATACATCCACGGGGCATACTAACTACACTGGAGGAGGAGCCAAAGGCCTGGAGGTAGATAAGTTCAATGCATCAGCGGTGAAGTTTCAGTTTGACCAATGGTTCGGTGAGGCTTTGCGGACGGCTGGGCCTGATTTGGCCGAGGAAGTTCTGAAGATTTTTCACATAGACAGCTGGGAAGCCGGTAGCCAAAATTGGTCGCCCGTTTTCAGGGAAGAATTCAAAAAACGTAGGGGCTATGACATTGTCGATTATTTGCCAGTATTGGCCGGAATTCCATTGGAAAGCGCAGAGACCTCAGAAAAGCTACTGTATGACTTTCGTCGGACGATTTCCGAGGTGGTGATGGACAATTTTTTTGGGACCTTGCAAAAGGAAGCTTCTAAAAATGGTGTGAAATTCAGCTCCGAAAATGTAGCTCCCACCATGGTGAGTGATGGCATGGAGCATTTTAAGTACATCGACTATCCTTCTGGAGAATTTTGGCTGAACAGCCCCACACATGACAAGCCCAACGATATGCGGGATGCGATTTCCGGAGGGCACATTTATGGAAAGCAGATCATTCAAGCAGAGGCCTATACCGAGCTGAGGATGGACTGGGACGAATATCCGGGCATGCTGAAAGCCCTTGGAGATCGAAATTTTG
It encodes:
- a CDS encoding glycosyl hydrolase — encoded protein: MSLTKTLTNICFLLLGLLTVACGRSEQKGKDAADAFKPTYESSQPWVYWYWMYSTYSKEGITADLEAMKEVGIGGAFLMSIKGPAEPPLTDRPTLQGSDEWWEMVRHAMEEADRLGLRLAMHACDGFAVAGGPWITPEKSMQKVVWTDTLIQGGSKVDLQLRQPESYEDYYRELAVFAVPAKEEFEQTSEALRPAVTNSLGETGLEFLLDDAGDERFGTNDEAWVQYAFDKPFSCRSIRIKTSGNSYQAHRLKIAVSDDGEHFEEVVRLHPPRHGWQDWDYDYTHSIPATTAKYFRFIYDKSGTEPGAEDLDAAKWKPSLKVKTIALSASPVINQYEGKSAAVWRVSERSTADVLPNNSCVPMDKIVNISDQVDAGGRLTWEAPEGQWKIMRFGYTSTGHTNYTGGGAKGLEVDKFNASAVKFQFDQWFGEALRTAGPDLAEEVLKIFHIDSWEAGSQNWSPVFREEFKKRRGYDIVDYLPVLAGIPLESAETSEKLLYDFRRTISEVVMDNFFGTLQKEASKNGVKFSSENVAPTMVSDGMEHFKYIDYPSGEFWLNSPTHDKPNDMRDAISGGHIYGKQIIQAEAYTELRMDWDEYPGMLKALGDRNFALGINRFFYHVFVHNPWLDRKPGMTLDVIGLYFQRDQTWWKPGKAMVDYHQRVQYQLQKGNPVIDLAVFTGEDLPSRSVLPERLAPFVPGLVGTEKMAAERRRWANEGQPTRVIPKGVKHSANMADAEDWTDPLRGYHYDSFNKDALLRLAKVEDGKVVFGDGTRYAFLIFPGQRKMNPNASLMSVEVAEKLLQLVKEGATVLVDEKPTGTLGYREEEQRLAAVVEALWSGEKDAPTDRDGPKVWQVGKGKVVQLPYEQRTLETIGLAPDVVAIDQDGKRNIGFAFAHRKSQKEDVYFVSNQLEKARQLDVTFRVKGKKPLFYDPVLDREYPVSSWKISTGGTQMTIKLPANGSLFVIFREETSEKSMDENVNWPIYKTQKTLDRPWKVAFDPEYRGPKAVQEMAVLEDWTQHHNDSIRYYSGTADYRTTFDWNGELDGVFWLHLGKVANIASVKVNGQDCGVAWTFPYQVDISDALRKGQNELEIAVTNTWANRIIGDLKLPKEQRFANTIADLERMEGREPMEAGLLGPVRVLKERGMDHR